The following proteins are encoded in a genomic region of Kosakonia oryzae:
- a CDS encoding YfbU family protein yields the protein MEMTNAQRLILSNQYKMMTMMDPANAERYRRLQTIIERGYGLQMRELDREFGELKEETCRIVIDIMEMYHALHVSWTNLKDANTIDERRVTFLGFDAATEARYLGYVRFMVNIEGRYTHFDAGTHGFNAQTPMWEKYQRMLSVWHSCPRQYHLSSNEINQIINA from the coding sequence ATGGAAATGACTAATGCCCAACGTCTGATCTTATCCAATCAGTATAAAATGATGACCATGATGGATCCGGCGAATGCAGAACGCTACCGCCGTTTACAGACCATTATTGAGCGTGGCTATGGGCTGCAAATGCGCGAACTGGATCGCGAGTTCGGCGAGCTGAAAGAAGAAACCTGCCGCATTGTTATCGATATCATGGAGATGTATCACGCGCTCCATGTCTCCTGGACCAACCTGAAAGACGCCAACACCATCGATGAACGCCGCGTGACTTTCCTTGGCTTTGACGCGGCAACGGAAGCGCGTTACCTCGGCTATGTGCGTTTTATGGTGAATATTGAAGGCCGCTACACCCATTTCGATGCGGGTACGCACGGCTTTAATGCGCAAACGCCAATGTGGGAAAAATATCAGCGCATGCTGAGCGTATGGCACTCCTGCCCGCGTCAGTATCATCTGAGCAGCAACGAAATTAATCAGATTATCAACGCCTGA